The nucleotide sequence CTGGTGAAAGTAGAACTATGCCCTGTTTTTTGGTGAAAAGAAAAGGATAAGTATAATTAATTTAAGAGGTGAAAACAATTATGAAAATTGCAAGATATCTATATGAAAATGAAATAAACTATGGAGTGGTTAAAAAAGATAAAATCAAAAAAATAAGCGGCAACATTTTTTCAAATTTTCAGATTGATAATAGCTTTATCAATAAGGAGGAAGTAGAGTTTTTATCTCCTGTAATTCCTCCAAATATTATTGCGATTGGTTTAAACTATAAAAAACATGCTGAAGAAAGTGGATCTAAATTACCAGAAAAACCACTTATTTTTCTTAAGGCAACTACCAGTTTAGCTGGTAATAATGATTTGATTAAACTGCCGAAAATGGCACCTAATGAAGTTGATTTTGAAGCAGAAATGGCTGTAATTATTGGGGAAAAGGCTAAAGATATTGAGCCAGATCAAGCTTTAGATTATGTATTAGGCTTTAGTTGTGCTAATGATGTAAGTGCCCGAGATTGTCAGAAAAAAATAGATAAGCAGTGGGCACGAGGTAAATCATTTGATAC is from Halanaerobiales bacterium and encodes:
- a CDS encoding fumarylacetoacetate hydrolase family protein; this encodes MKIARYLYENEINYGVVKKDKIKKISGNIFSNFQIDNSFINKEEVEFLSPVIPPNIIAIGLNYKKHAEESGSKLPEKPLIFLKATTSLAGNNDLIKLPKMAPNEVDFEAEMAVIIGEKAKDIEPDQALDYVLGFSCANDVSARDCQKKIDKQWARGKSFDTFCPLGPVIETELNPQNLKIQSILNGEIMQSSNTADMIFSVKEIVSYLSKNMTLLPGTVILTGTPEGVGFAREEPVFLKEGDEIEIKIENIGNLKNEVVKE